A single genomic interval of Brevundimonas diminuta harbors:
- the dapF gene encoding diaminopimelate epimerase — MTRPFVKMNGAGNDFVVVNALEQPFAPGEDQIRALGDRQTGEGFDQLIAIESSDTADAFMRVWNADGSMVETCGNALRCVGWLLMQANGSDRVLIDTAGGPTTATRAGDHRVTVDMGKPRLDWTQVPLAEEMDTRGIELQVGPIDAPILHTPGAVSMGNPHVVFFTDRQDDGFVTGSGSLVEHHPLFPQGVNVGFANVLDRDHIRLRVWERGAGLTKACGTGACAALVATARRGLTDRKATVVVDGGELVIDWDAQTDHVLMTGPVEIERTGVLSI, encoded by the coding sequence ATGACCCGTCCTTTCGTCAAGATGAACGGCGCCGGCAATGACTTCGTCGTCGTCAATGCGCTGGAACAGCCGTTCGCTCCCGGCGAGGACCAGATTCGTGCGCTGGGCGACCGCCAGACGGGCGAGGGCTTCGATCAGCTGATCGCCATCGAATCGTCGGATACGGCCGACGCCTTCATGCGGGTGTGGAACGCCGATGGATCGATGGTCGAGACCTGCGGCAACGCCCTGCGCTGCGTCGGCTGGTTGCTGATGCAGGCGAACGGATCGGACCGCGTCCTCATCGACACGGCGGGCGGGCCGACGACGGCGACCCGCGCCGGCGACCACCGTGTGACTGTGGACATGGGCAAGCCTCGCCTGGACTGGACCCAGGTGCCGCTGGCCGAAGAAATGGATACCCGCGGAATCGAGCTTCAGGTCGGGCCGATCGACGCGCCGATCCTGCATACGCCCGGCGCCGTCTCCATGGGCAATCCTCACGTGGTCTTCTTCACCGACCGCCAGGACGACGGCTTCGTCACCGGATCCGGCTCGCTGGTCGAGCATCACCCCTTGTTCCCGCAAGGGGTCAATGTCGGGTTCGCCAATGTGCTGGACCGCGATCACATCCGCCTGAGGGTCTGGGAGCGGGGGGCCGGCCTGACCAAGGCCTGCGGCACCGGCGCCTGCGCCGCCCTGGTCGCCACGGCGCGGCGGGGCCTGACCGACCGCAAGGCGACGGTCGTCGTCGATGGCGGCGAACTGGTCATCGACTGGGACGCCCAGACCGATCACGTCCTGATGACCGGGCCGGTCGAGATCGAACGGACGGGCGTGCTGTCAATCTGA